Within the Porphyromonadaceae bacterium W3.11 genome, the region TACGGCTTTTTATATGCTTCGCTCGATAGGCATTCGAGCAGTGTTTTAAGAGCTGGGAAAAAGGAGTTTTTCTATAGTTATTTTGGTGGGCACTCAAATGTTAATTTTGGCGGTTTTCGGAGTTAGCTTATGCGTTAGTTTATGCATTAGCTTATGCATAATAAAACGAAATGTGGTTTAGCTTATGCGTTAGCTTATGCAGTTGTTGGTCTTTTAGAAGTCGTACGCCCCCCGACTAATAGCCAAAAATAGTGCGAACTAGTATTAAAAGCAGTATATATATACCCCCTTTTGCCACCCACTTTCGCCTTCTTAAAAACAATTAAACACGCAAGGAATCCGCATAAACAAATGGAAGTCCTTAATTTTAGGGCAAAAAGTGTGCGTGTGTCTTGATTGCTACATTATATGATACCTGATAGATCCTTTAATGAGAGCTATTGAGCGGATGCTGGATAGTGGTATTTGCATCGGTGAGTGTGCTGGGTTTTCCGAGCAAAGGAGTACTGCGGAAGGGTCGCTCTCTATCTTACGAATATACTTGATAAGTATGAGCGTGTCTCCCTCTAGGATAATGGAGACTAAGTACATCTGCCCATATATAATGTTATTAAAGTTCTCAAACACCTTGTATAAGACTATGTCTCCGCTGTGGATAACAGGAGACATACTATCACCTGCAACCATTACGGCACCATCACACTTCGGCATGCGAGGGATGGATATATTATCAATAATATAATCGCTGATATCGCCTTGGGCGAGAATACTTGCGGTGGCTTCTACAGCGTATAGTGGTATGGTCTGGTACTCTACAATGCGTTCTTTTGACTTTTGTGGAAAGGTAGTTACCTTCGGTGTGGCTATATTCTTTGAGTGTTCAAATTTTGGGGCAGGAACTCTATCACGAAGCATGTCACCTTCTCCAGTAAGTAGCCAGTATAAAGAGTAGGACTGATAATTTTCAGCCACTTTCGACACCCACTTGGATTGTATGTCAGTACCCCTGCTAGCAGCTCTGGATAATGTGCCAGAGCTTGCACCAATAAAACGCTCTAGCTCGGTTATTGTGATGCCCTCATTCTCCGCTATTTCTTTAATCCTCTTAGCTACACACATAAAATATTCAGCTGAAAATTTACAGGTATGAAAATTATCATTTACCTTTGTGAACAGATAAACAATGTTTAACGGCTACAAATATACCGATTATGAAGCAAATTATTGTTACCAAGGAAGTGCGAGAATCTCTCATGGAAGTTTTTGGAGTGAACAGAACGACGGTCTGGTCAGCCCTTAACTTCAAAAGAGAAAGTAAGCTACACGAGAAAATTCGCAAGGTTGCCCTTGAAAAAGGAGGGCAGTTGGTAGGTGGTCATGAGCTTGAGACCTCATTTTCAGTTGGCAAGATGGTACAAACCTATGGCGGTTACTTAAGGATTGAGCACCTGTTTGACCTTGACCAGACCCTAGTGTACCTTGATGGTGAACTGAAAGAGGAGTACAAAGAGCTTAGCATCGTTGAGTATGAGAAGTTGCAACAGCGACTTATGACTCTAGTTGACACACGACACAATTAAAAAGATATGAAAGTGGAGTACTTTAATGGACATCTATGTATCAGCCGTGACGAGCTAATAGGT harbors:
- a CDS encoding S24 family peptidase; the protein is MCVAKRIKEIAENEGITITELERFIGASSGTLSRAASRGTDIQSKWVSKVAENYQSYSLYWLLTGEGDMLRDRVPAPKFEHSKNIATPKVTTFPQKSKERIVEYQTIPLYAVEATASILAQGDISDYIIDNISIPRMPKCDGAVMVAGDSMSPVIHSGDIVLYKVFENFNNIIYGQMYLVSIILEGDTLILIKYIRKIESDPSAVLLCSENPAHSPMQIPLSSIRSIALIKGSIRYHIM